One Streptomyces sp. B21-105 genomic region harbors:
- the glyA gene encoding serine hydroxymethyltransferase produces MTLLNQSLHDLDPEVAAAVDAELNRQQSTLEMIASENFAPVAVMEAQGTVLTNKYAEGYPGRRYYGGCEHVDVTEQIAIDRVKDLFGAEYANVQPHSGASANQAALFALAQPGDTILGLDLAHGGHLTHGMRINFSGKQFKVVPYHVDDSGLVDMDEVERLAKEHRPKVIIAGWSAYPRQLDFAAFRRIADETGAFLWVDMAHFAGLVAAGLHPNPVEYADVVTSTTHKTLGGPRGGIILARSAEFAKKLNSSVFPGFQGGPLEHVIAAKAVSFKVAASEEFKERQSRTVEGAKILAERLTAPDAREAGVDVLSGGTDVHLILVDLRNSALDGQQAEDRLHEVGITVNRNAVPNDPRPPMVTSGLRIGTPALATRGFTAEDFTEVADVIAEALRPSYDAEALKARVKALADKHPLYPGL; encoded by the coding sequence ATGACCCTGCTCAACCAGTCCCTGCACGACCTCGACCCCGAGGTCGCCGCCGCCGTCGACGCCGAGCTGAACCGCCAGCAGTCCACCCTGGAGATGATCGCCTCGGAGAACTTCGCCCCGGTGGCGGTAATGGAGGCCCAGGGCACGGTCCTGACCAACAAGTACGCCGAGGGCTACCCCGGCCGCCGCTACTACGGCGGCTGCGAACACGTCGACGTCACCGAACAGATCGCCATCGACCGGGTCAAGGACCTCTTCGGCGCCGAGTACGCCAACGTCCAGCCGCACTCCGGCGCCTCCGCCAACCAGGCCGCCCTGTTCGCCCTGGCCCAGCCCGGCGACACCATTCTCGGCCTGGACCTCGCCCACGGCGGCCACCTCACCCACGGCATGCGCATCAACTTCTCCGGCAAGCAGTTCAAGGTCGTGCCCTACCACGTCGACGACTCAGGTCTGGTCGACATGGACGAGGTCGAGCGGCTCGCCAAGGAGCACCGCCCGAAGGTGATCATCGCGGGCTGGTCCGCCTACCCGCGTCAGCTGGACTTCGCCGCCTTCCGCCGGATCGCCGACGAGACCGGCGCGTTCCTGTGGGTCGACATGGCCCACTTCGCCGGGCTGGTCGCGGCCGGTCTGCACCCGAACCCGGTCGAGTACGCGGACGTGGTCACCTCCACCACCCACAAAACCCTCGGCGGCCCCCGCGGCGGCATCATCCTCGCCCGGAGCGCGGAGTTCGCGAAGAAGCTCAACTCGTCGGTGTTCCCGGGCTTCCAGGGCGGTCCGCTGGAGCACGTCATCGCGGCGAAAGCGGTCTCCTTCAAGGTCGCGGCGAGCGAGGAGTTCAAGGAGCGCCAGAGCCGCACCGTGGAGGGCGCCAAGATCCTCGCCGAGCGGCTGACGGCCCCCGATGCCCGTGAGGCCGGCGTCGACGTGCTGTCCGGCGGCACGGACGTGCACCTGATCCTGGTCGATCTGCGCAACTCCGCACTGGACGGGCAGCAGGCCGAGGACCGCCTCCACGAGGTCGGCATCACCGTCAACCGCAACGCGGTCCCCAACGACCCCCGGCCCCCGATGGTCACCTCCGGCCTGCGCATCGGCACGCCGGCCCTGGCCACCCGAGGCTTCACCGCCGAGGACTTCACCGAGGTCGCCGACGTCATCGCCGAGGCGCTGAGACCGTCGTACGACGCCGAAGCCCTCAAGGCCAGGGTCAAGGCCCTCGCCGACAAGCACCCGCTCTACCCCGGCCTGTAA
- a CDS encoding NAD(P)/FAD-dependent oxidoreductase encodes MRSITVVGASLAGLSTVRALRAEGYDGEIVVVGEERHTPYDRPPLSKDFLTGDIDADALALGDADEYDGLDVHWLLGERAVRLDPVARTVTLTGGQQVRTHGVVVATGASPRTLPGSDALAGVHTLRTLDDALALRAELLDGRPRVVVIGAGFIGAEVASTAHRLGLHVTVVEAADVPLERQLGREMGLLCSSLHTDHGVGLLCGTGVAELLGEDRVTGVRLADGRVLPADVVVAGVGVRPNTDWLAGSGVLVDDGVVCDAGCAATVPGVVAVGDVARCPHPFTGRHARIEHWSNATEQARTAARTLLTGVSAPAPPTAPYFWSDQYRTRIQLAGYVVPGATPVIVEGDLDSRTFTAVYRHRGDPVAVLSLNQPKFFNRLRRTLVPAAAVAVS; translated from the coding sequence ATGAGGAGCATCACCGTCGTCGGAGCGTCACTGGCGGGCCTGAGCACGGTCCGCGCGCTGCGAGCAGAGGGCTATGACGGCGAGATCGTCGTCGTGGGGGAGGAGCGCCACACCCCCTACGACCGTCCTCCGCTGTCCAAGGACTTCCTCACGGGCGACATCGACGCCGACGCGCTCGCCCTCGGCGACGCCGACGAGTACGACGGCCTGGACGTGCACTGGCTGCTCGGCGAACGCGCGGTCCGTCTCGACCCCGTCGCCCGGACCGTCACCCTGACCGGAGGGCAGCAGGTCCGCACCCACGGCGTGGTCGTCGCCACCGGCGCGAGCCCCCGCACGCTCCCCGGATCCGACGCTCTCGCCGGTGTCCACACCCTGCGCACCCTGGACGACGCCCTCGCCCTGCGGGCCGAACTGCTGGACGGCCGGCCCAGGGTCGTCGTCATCGGCGCGGGCTTCATCGGCGCCGAAGTGGCCTCCACCGCCCACCGGCTCGGCCTGCACGTCACCGTCGTCGAGGCGGCCGACGTACCGCTGGAGCGCCAGCTCGGCCGTGAGATGGGCCTGCTCTGCTCCTCCCTGCACACCGATCACGGCGTCGGCCTGCTGTGCGGTACCGGCGTGGCCGAACTGCTCGGCGAGGACCGGGTCACCGGTGTCCGGCTGGCGGACGGGCGGGTGCTGCCCGCCGACGTGGTCGTGGCCGGCGTGGGCGTCCGGCCCAACACCGACTGGCTCGCCGGCTCCGGAGTCCTGGTGGACGACGGCGTGGTGTGCGACGCCGGCTGCGCGGCCACCGTCCCGGGCGTCGTCGCCGTCGGTGACGTGGCCCGCTGCCCCCACCCCTTCACCGGCCGCCACGCCCGCATCGAGCACTGGAGCAACGCCACCGAACAGGCCAGGACCGCCGCCCGGACCCTGCTGACCGGGGTGTCCGCCCCGGCCCCGCCCACCGCTCCGTACTTCTGGTCCGACCAGTACCGCACGCGCATCCAGCTCGCCGGGTACGTCGTCCCGGGCGCGACGCCCGTGATCGTCGAGGGCGACCTCGACAGCCGTACGTTCACGGCCGTCTACCGGCACCGGGGCGACCCCGTGGCCGTGCTCTCCCTCAACCAGCCGAAGTTCTTCAACCGGCTCCGCCGCACGCTCGTCCCCGCTGCCGCGGTCGCCGTGTCCTGA
- a CDS encoding aromatic ring-hydroxylating oxygenase subunit alpha yields the protein MTLANLPPSLIPTLPGEYYTDPAVFAQEQERVFETMWFCVARASELAKPGAFRTCQVGRESVLVSRSRDGSVRAFLNVCRHRGAKLCTEESGEVKRAFQCPYHAWTYGLDGKLVAAPNLTKMPDVGRTEYGLVSVAVREWLGYVWVCLAENPPSFEEDVIGEVVARLGDVESIERYDIDNLSVGRRITYDVKANWKLVIENFMECYHCATIHPELTEVLPEFADGYAAQYYVGHGAEFGEEVRGFTVDGSEGLDRIPGVAEDQDRRYYAITVRPQVFINLVPDHVIFHRMYPVAADRTIVECDWLYLPHVVESGKDVERSVELFHRVNQQDFDACERTQPGMSSRLYAKGGVLVPSEHHIGEFHTWLQNRLDAGDGGGAGDAGLAH from the coding sequence ATGACCCTCGCGAATCTGCCGCCCAGCCTCATCCCCACGCTGCCCGGCGAGTACTACACGGACCCCGCGGTCTTCGCCCAGGAACAGGAGCGGGTCTTCGAGACCATGTGGTTCTGCGTGGCCCGCGCCTCCGAGCTGGCGAAACCCGGGGCCTTCCGCACCTGCCAGGTCGGACGGGAGAGCGTCCTCGTCTCCCGCTCCCGGGACGGGTCGGTCAGGGCCTTCCTGAACGTCTGTCGGCATCGCGGGGCCAAGCTGTGCACCGAGGAGTCCGGCGAGGTCAAGCGGGCCTTCCAGTGCCCGTACCACGCCTGGACGTACGGTCTGGACGGCAAGCTGGTCGCGGCGCCGAACCTGACCAAGATGCCCGACGTCGGCCGCACCGAGTACGGCCTGGTGAGTGTCGCCGTGCGGGAATGGCTCGGCTACGTCTGGGTCTGCCTCGCGGAGAACCCGCCGTCCTTCGAGGAGGACGTCATCGGTGAGGTCGTGGCCCGCCTGGGCGACGTCGAGTCGATCGAGCGGTACGACATCGACAACCTGTCCGTCGGGCGTCGGATCACCTATGACGTGAAGGCGAACTGGAAGCTCGTCATCGAGAACTTCATGGAGTGCTACCACTGCGCGACGATCCATCCCGAACTGACCGAGGTGCTGCCGGAGTTCGCGGACGGGTACGCGGCCCAGTACTACGTGGGCCATGGCGCGGAGTTCGGTGAGGAGGTGCGGGGGTTCACGGTGGACGGCTCCGAGGGCCTGGACCGCATTCCGGGGGTCGCCGAGGACCAGGACCGGCGTTACTACGCGATCACCGTGCGGCCGCAGGTGTTCATCAACCTCGTCCCCGACCACGTGATCTTCCACCGGATGTACCCGGTGGCGGCCGACCGCACGATCGTCGAGTGCGACTGGCTTTATCTGCCGCACGTCGTCGAGAGCGGCAAGGACGTGGAGCGTTCGGTGGAGCTGTTCCACCGGGTGAACCAGCAGGACTTCGACGCCTGCGAGCGCACCCAGCCCGGCATGAGCTCACGGCTGTACGCCAAGGGCGGTGTGCTGGTGCCCAGCGAGCACCACATCGGCGAGTTCCACACCTGGCTCCAGAACCGGCTCGACGCAGGGGACGGAGGAGGCGCAGGAGACGCAGGACTCGCGCACTGA